The genomic segment TGCCGCACATCATCGCCGCGCGCACCAGGGACATCTACTTCGGCGCCGGATATTGCCAGGCGGAGGACCAAGTCGAACAAATCGGCAAAAACTACCTGCGCGCCGCCGGTCGCAGCGCCGAGTTCGAGGGCATATCCGGTCTGGGCATGGACTATTTGGTGCGAGCGTTCGGTGTGCCCGCTCGCGGGGACGCCTCGTACGAGCAGCTTCCTGTCGAGCACCAGCAACAACTGGTCGGGTTCGCCGCTGGCGTGAATGCATGGCTCAAGGAACTTCGCGATCAGGCGCCAGCCTGGATCGAGCCGGTCCGCCCACAGGACGTCATGCGGTTTGCCACGTATTCCGATATGCAGTTCACGCTGTCGCATTGCTTCCACGATCTCAACCGCGCCGGCGTCAAGTTCAACGCGGCCGAGGTGACCGCCGTGCTCGCCGACCGCCACGCCACGTTTGGGTCGAACCAGTTCGCCATTTCGCCACTGCGATCGGCAACCGGCGCGGCGCAACTGTCGATGGACCCGCACCTGCCGTACACCGGCTTCCACCGCTGGTACGAGCAGCACCTGATCGGCCCCGAATTCAACGTGATGGGGGCCTGCTTCTGCGGGTTGCCGTACATCAGCATGGGGCGCAGCGACGCTAGCGCCTGGTGCATGACTGTCAACGCCCCTGACCTGGGCGACATGTTCGTGTTCGATATCAATCCAGACGATCCCAACCAGTACCGCGATATCGACGGCTGGCGCAAGTTTGACGATCGCGAAGAATTATTCCTCATTCGCGATGGCGAGAAGAAGGCCGAGCGGCGATTGCCGGTGCGCTGCACTGTGCTGGGCCCGATGGTCGCCCAGCAGAATGGCAAGGCCTATGTGTTCGCGCTGCCCTGGAGCGAGCCGGCCGAGTCCGCCAATCGAGCCCGGCAATTCGGCGCCATGGCCAGGGCCAAGAGCGCCGGTGAGTTTCGCGACGCCTTGCGGTCGCTGGGTTTGGTGATGGGCAACGTGGTCTATGCCGACGCGGCCGGCGATATCTTCTACATTTCCAACGGCCGCATTCCCAAGCGCGACGGCCGCATTTCAAGTCACGATCCCCGGCCCGGGCACGAAAGCTGGGCCCGCTGGCAGGGCTTTCACTCGCTCGACGAATTGCCGCAGGTGCTCAATCCGCCCTGTGGGTACGTGCTGAACACGAACAGCGGGCCGCAGAACGTCTGTCCCGATGTGGCCCCACGGCCCGTGGATTTTCCCAGCTACCTAATGGGCCACGAGGCCAACAGCCGTTCGCGCCGCCTGTCGGCACTGTTGGCGGCGGACGAGAAGATTACGGTCGACGAGATGCGCGCCTATGCCACCGATACCCGGGTTGAAGCCGCCGACCTATGGCTGGACAAGCTGGTCGACCGCATCCGGGACCATCAGGCCAAAAACGCGGCAACGATAGCCGCCGATGACGCTACCTTGCTAAAGGAAGTAGTCGCCGTACTGGCGGCCTGGGACCGCCGGGCCGATCTCGATTCCCGCGGTGGCGCGTTGTTTTTTGTCATCTGCACGCAGCCGCAGTTTCTTGCAGCAATGGACGAACCAGATTTTAACAAAGCCGCAGACACGATTCTCAAACAGGCGCGCCTCGCCAAGCAGCGCTGGGGTGCGCTCAACGCCCCCTGGAGCGATTTCTGCCGGATTCGCCGCGGTGACGTCGAGCTGGGGCTGGTCGGCTGCGGTCAGGGTGAAGAACGCTTCGCTTCGTTTATTACGCTGCGGCCCAGTTTCGGGCCAGTGCGGGACGAGCGCATGTACAGCATCGGCGGCTCGAGCTACGGCATGGTGGTCGACTTTTCCAACGGCATTCGCGCGGTAAGCTGTCTGCCGTTCGGTGTAAGCGAACATCCCCAGTCCAAACACTTTGCTGATCAATTGCCGCTCTACGCCAAAGCCGGTTTCAAGCCAGCTTGGTTCGACCCCGATGAAATCCGTGACCACACGGAAAGCCAGCGGGAGCTGACCACTGCCGAATAGTGCGATATGCGCCGACAAGCACGCCGTGAACGCCGCAGGGACCTTAGTAAGTGGAGTTGCCTGGCTCGTTGTTGTCGCGACCGGCTAGCCGAGAAGCAAAGGACATGCGCTCGCTGGGCTCTTCGATGTCCGCACGTCTGGAAGGCCCGGACGACGGGATTGTCCAGGGCCTCGAACAAACCTCCGTAGAAACTGGTTAATGTGCGAACGACGATCTGACACTGAGAATACCAACAACTACAATCTGGCAACGCGAGTGTGACTACCATTTGCCGGCGCAGTATGCTCCACTGAGTTGTGCGCATCATCAAGAATCGGGAAAGAAAGCCATGGTTCGATATCACTTAAGAGTTGGTGCCGTTGTTGTGCTTCTTTTGGGGATCTCCAGCATATCCACAACCCTGTGGGCGATCGAAGGGACGGAACTGGATTACAAGCCCGACGTCACGTACGCGACGGTCGCGGGCGAGGAGCTGAAGCTCGACCTGGCGATCCCCAAGGGGCTGGATCACGCCGTGCCGGCGATCGTTGTTATTCACGGCGGCGGCTGGTTGGCCGGCAAGCGCCAAGACATGACTTCCGTCGCCAAGGAGGTCGCCGCCCGTGGCTACGTCGCGGCAACGATCAGTTATCGCTTTGCTCCTAAACACCGTTTTCCAGCACAGGTCGAAGACTCCAAATGCGCAGTCCGCTATCTGCGCGCGCACGCCAATGAATTGAATATCGATCCAACGAGGATTGGGGCCTATGGTGTATCGGCGGGCGCGCACCTGGCGATGATGCTTGGCGCGCTTGACTCGGCCGACGCCATGGAAGGTGACGGCGGAAATCCCGAGCAGCCGAGCAAAGTGCAAGCCGTGGTCAGCTTCGTCGGTCCGGTCAATCTGGCTGGAGAGAACTATACCCCGACGCAGGTGCAGATTCTGACAGCTTTCCTGGGAGGCGATCCGAAAGAGAAGCAGGCTGAGTGCCGCTCGGCTTCGCCCATCACGTACCTTAACAAGGGCGATGCACCGACCCTGTGTTTCTTTGGAACCAAGGATCCACTTGTCTCGTACGACCAGGCGTTGCAAATCGCCACGGCGCTTACGAACTCCGGAGTGCCAGGACGAGTTGAGATGATCCTTGGCGCAGGCCACGGCTGGGGCGGCAAGGAACGAACGCGCACACATAATGCCACGATGGCGTTCTTCGACGAACACTTGAAGAAGTAGCCGTTGGAGCATCCCCTATGAACTGTGGATCTTGAGGTTCACAATAGGTCAAAGTCACCAACCGCGGATTCATTCTTCATCGCGCGCCCAAGACGAACCGTCAGGGGTGTTGTGCGACCAAGGTCACGCCCACCTTACGCAGTGGGAATCAAGTTGCTGCCATCTTCAATTGAATTGTAGAATCGCCGAAGTTTGGGACATTTGACGCCTATTAATATCGGTTCTATCATGCGCAACGAAATCGATTCCTGTCGCTACCTGTATCTCCGCGCGGTTGACGAGCCGGAGGAACTGCGCCTACGGGTTGTGGTCGATGAAGCTAGAGCAACGGGTTCGCCGGAAGATTTAGGAGTTGCCGGAAACGTCGTAAGTGGCTATGGACCGATCGTGTCGGACGTCGGCTGCCGTTCGTTCGAGTTGATATGGGCAAGTTATGTCGCGTACTCCGTGCGCAACGAATCGTTTTGTTGCCTAGATAAAGCCGAGGCATGGACGGGGCGATTGCTTTGCAAGTACTCGAAATCGCATTTCCTGAACTACGTAAAACAGGCAACGATTGCGCGAGACGACTACCCCGGGCCGGTCCATCATTGGGGCGTGAATTGCCTTAATCATATCGTCGACGTTGCATCTATTGTCGAGCCTACTGTTCGACTAATCGGTTGACTTTTGCAATGTATCAACGGCAGGCGCGTCTGCCGTGCGCGCTTGCTAACGGCGTGCTGCGGAAATAGCTCGGGGCCAAAAGTCTTGCCATTCCACTGTCCTCGGTCTATTCTCTCGCTAATCGCTCGGCGGCTCCGGTTGCTTTCCAGATGGAATCTAGTCAAGCAACTGAGCGGCTTGGGCCGCGTCACAGCGGCACGCAGACCGGAAAGTGCGTCAGGACGAACCGTCCGAGGGCCTTTAGCTCGCGAGCACGTACACGCCCATCCAGCGGATCGGTTGCGAAACCGGTGCTGCCAAGCAAGTATGTCGGCTTGTGCATTCGGTCGATGTGACCGGCGCGAGGGCTAGTCTTGACCCCGTGCCGCCATCAGCGATGCTTCGGGAAACGTCGCCTTTCGACGTGAAACAGGTTACGCTCGACTTTTGTCGGATGCAAAATTAAGCCGCAGCGTCCTATGGCTTCCTATTTCCGAGAGGCCCAATCATGCTCCATCGCCTTGGTGTCCTCGTGCTTCTCCTTTCCTGCCGGGCCTACATCGGTCCCGTTCTGTTGGCTCGCGCCGACGACGTCGCGCCGAAAGAAATCTCTGCCCTCGATCAACACTTTAACGAGCCGGGCAAGGACATCGCCCCTTGGACTTTCGTTCCGGAAGGGAATGTCAAGGAGTTTTCGACGGCGGAGCATCCCGGGTTGGCCACGATCTACGAGGCGGGTGCGGGAAAGGACATCAAGGGAATTCTGCAACAACCGATCCGTATTGGCGAGTATCGATTGCCGTGGGAGTTCCAAACGTCGTTGGTGCAAAGTTTCAATCTGACAGCCGGCGTGGGGGCCAAGACGCAAGTCAACGCCGCAATCGGGCTGAACGTCGCAGTAACATTCTCCGACCCCGTGACGTGGCCCAGTGATCGGACGAAACGACCGTCCAATACGCACGATTTTCAATTATTGGTCGTGCATCTGGGTTGCACGGGTGAGGCGGGTGTCGGGCTGCCGCAGTTCTCATCGGAGCCGCACCCAGAGACCTACCTGGTGTGGGGGCGCGGCGACCTGGGCGACACAGTGATGGGTGATTGGCGCATTCCCTATGTTTGGATTGGGGATGGCGCGCGATACGCGGGCCCGGCAAGCCCGCAGCTCTATTTCCGGCTTGTGCTCTTGAGTCCCACTCAATTGGCCGTGGGCATTAAATTCGACGCATCGCACGGCTGGAACATGCGAACCATTGACTGCAGCGAATTTGGCGCGATCACCGGCGTGTGGGAATTGGGGCCGATCATTTCGGCCGATCGGTGGATTCCCGACGTCTTGTGTCGAAATCTGCCGCAAGTGAAGGGACCGCACCCGCTGTTCCTGGGACAGGTTGCTGCCGCCAATGGACCGCCAGCGATGACTCCTGTGCGCGCCCCCAAGCCGGAGCCGCCGAATCCTAAGTACGAGTACTACGTCGACTATTGTGTTTTCTTTGGCGCCAATCCCAGGCCCTTCGAACAATTTTCCGACGATTTCAACATCCTCGGTTACCTGGGACGATGGCAAGTTCAGGAGCAGTGCACGCTGTTGGACACCCACTCGCATCCTGGTCACTTGATGCTGAAACTATTGGGACCTGGCCTGGGCACCGGATTTGGGCCTGCCGGTGGATCGTCGCTCAAGTTGTCGGATTATCCGCCGCCGTGGGAAATCGAGACCAGCATGATCGCGCCCGACAACTCGGCGTATTGGAACTTCTGGATGAACTTCATCGCGATCGATCAGCAGGGTAAGGAATTCGGCATGTGGACACCGGGCGTGGAAAATGATCCCAAGACCGGCGGACAGCGCGTCTATTCGGGCGCGACGTTCAAGGTGCGTTTCGAACCCGCCGTGCCCGAAAAGATCCTGTCCAGTAAGCCATTGGGAATCCTAATTCAATGCATCGACGATGCGCACGTTCGGCTCGGCTTTCGCGCGAGCGCAAACGATCCTTGGTTCCTGTCCGAGGTATACGACGTGGAGAAAGAGTTAGGGAAGCGAATTGGCGCATTCGGGATGCATTGCTGGAGCACTTCAACCGGTCGCATGTATGGGGCACCTGGCGGCGGGCCTATGTACCAAAAGTTCTTGATTGACTACGTTCACTACCGTTACGGGCTATCCACAACCCACAAAAATGGGACCTGAGCGATGACTGCGCTATTCGTCGCATGGATTGCGCAAGCCGCGGCAAGCACTCTTGCCTTGGGACAGGTTGATCGCGTGCAGCTCGTAGAGGACTACCAGGTACTGCAACGCGACAGGAACGATCGAGCCTCTTGTGTGATGTCGCTGCCCGAGGACGCGCAAGGAATCTCGACATTCGTCATTATGGTTAAGGACGAAGCCGGCAATTCGCTGTGGCGACGCGAA from the Pirellulales bacterium genome contains:
- a CDS encoding alpha/beta hydrolase: MVRYHLRVGAVVVLLLGISSISTTLWAIEGTELDYKPDVTYATVAGEELKLDLAIPKGLDHAVPAIVVIHGGGWLAGKRQDMTSVAKEVAARGYVAATISYRFAPKHRFPAQVEDSKCAVRYLRAHANELNIDPTRIGAYGVSAGAHLAMMLGALDSADAMEGDGGNPEQPSKVQAVVSFVGPVNLAGENYTPTQVQILTAFLGGDPKEKQAECRSASPITYLNKGDAPTLCFFGTKDPLVSYDQALQIATALTNSGVPGRVEMILGAGHGWGGKERTRTHNATMAFFDEHLKK
- a CDS encoding penicillin acylase family protein — translated: MFRHCLAVTVSVLSLSAAVRGADLNAYEPPPEGKVRIVRDTYGVPHIIAARTRDIYFGAGYCQAEDQVEQIGKNYLRAAGRSAEFEGISGLGMDYLVRAFGVPARGDASYEQLPVEHQQQLVGFAAGVNAWLKELRDQAPAWIEPVRPQDVMRFATYSDMQFTLSHCFHDLNRAGVKFNAAEVTAVLADRHATFGSNQFAISPLRSATGAAQLSMDPHLPYTGFHRWYEQHLIGPEFNVMGACFCGLPYISMGRSDASAWCMTVNAPDLGDMFVFDINPDDPNQYRDIDGWRKFDDREELFLIRDGEKKAERRLPVRCTVLGPMVAQQNGKAYVFALPWSEPAESANRARQFGAMARAKSAGEFRDALRSLGLVMGNVVYADAAGDIFYISNGRIPKRDGRISSHDPRPGHESWARWQGFHSLDELPQVLNPPCGYVLNTNSGPQNVCPDVAPRPVDFPSYLMGHEANSRSRRLSALLAADEKITVDEMRAYATDTRVEAADLWLDKLVDRIRDHQAKNAATIAADDATLLKEVVAVLAAWDRRADLDSRGGALFFVICTQPQFLAAMDEPDFNKAADTILKQARLAKQRWGALNAPWSDFCRIRRGDVELGLVGCGQGEERFASFITLRPSFGPVRDERMYSIGGSSYGMVVDFSNGIRAVSCLPFGVSEHPQSKHFADQLPLYAKAGFKPAWFDPDEIRDHTESQRELTTAE